A part of Bacteroidia bacterium genomic DNA contains:
- a CDS encoding cation-translocating P-type ATPase, whose translation MKLPFNDKKFLFLLFAIAIVIALEVLSIIGIHIPMPYAPFVFAAFIFGIGYKVVWSGVKALFKLQFSNINLLMLIAVIGAFYLKEFPEAAVLVVLYVLGERLEDIGIENSKSALDELVSKAPKTAFVKSQNQNVPIDKIAVGTIIQVKPGEMIPLDGKIISGETTVDEAAITGEPIPKDKHTGDNLFAGTLNKNGFIEIETTKLSIDTTFSKIVRLTFEAASNKSETQKFIQQFAKYYTPVMLALSVLLFIIPVFVLHLDFNHWLQQAITLLVIACPCALVISTPVAIYAAIGNASAKGALVKGGKYLETLANIKAIALDKTRTITFGNPIVSDVIPLNGTSREELLACTAGAEIFSEHPLAQAIVDASRKEGFEPHKAEAFKSIMGKGATAKCLVCEDETIYVGKLDFIKEHQHTNSEAEKIVAELLAQGKTSVVVSFGNGVAGIIGLMDEIKPDSAAALKDIETLNIEPVMLTGDSEKAANYVAKQVGIKKIFGNMLPENKAEKIKELLQQYGKVAMVGDGINDAPALAQSTVGIAMGAAGSDTAIETANIALMNDKLSLIPFLIRLSQKTLRRIKFNTIGAIVVKLIFITLAFIGYSNLVFAIAADVGVTLIVILTSLRLMNFKE comes from the coding sequence ATGAAACTACCATTTAACGATAAAAAATTCCTCTTTCTTCTTTTCGCGATTGCCATTGTAATTGCCTTAGAAGTTTTATCCATCATCGGCATTCATATACCAATGCCTTATGCACCTTTTGTTTTTGCTGCATTCATTTTTGGCATTGGCTACAAAGTAGTTTGGAGCGGTGTAAAAGCACTTTTTAAACTCCAATTCAGCAATATCAATTTGCTGATGCTGATAGCGGTAATCGGTGCATTTTATCTAAAGGAGTTTCCCGAAGCAGCCGTTTTGGTTGTGTTATATGTATTGGGCGAACGATTGGAAGATATTGGGATAGAAAATTCAAAATCAGCATTAGATGAATTAGTGAGTAAAGCACCCAAGACAGCTTTTGTAAAATCACAGAACCAAAATGTTCCCATTGATAAAATTGCGGTTGGCACAATCATTCAGGTAAAACCTGGTGAAATGATACCGTTGGACGGAAAAATTATTTCAGGCGAAACTACCGTTGACGAAGCCGCCATCACAGGCGAACCCATCCCTAAAGACAAACACACAGGCGATAACTTGTTTGCAGGAACTTTAAACAAAAATGGTTTCATAGAAATAGAAACAACAAAACTTTCTATTGATACCACTTTTTCAAAAATTGTTCGCCTCACTTTTGAAGCGGCATCTAACAAAAGCGAAACGCAAAAATTCATTCAGCAATTTGCAAAGTATTATACCCCTGTAATGCTTGCACTTTCTGTTTTGTTGTTTATCATTCCTGTTTTCGTTTTGCACTTAGACTTTAATCATTGGCTGCAACAGGCAATAACACTTTTAGTAATCGCTTGCCCTTGTGCATTGGTTATATCTACGCCAGTTGCAATCTATGCAGCAATCGGAAACGCATCTGCAAAAGGTGCATTGGTAAAAGGTGGAAAATATTTGGAAACATTGGCAAACATTAAAGCAATTGCATTGGACAAAACGCGGACAATCACTTTTGGTAATCCAATTGTTAGTGATGTAATTCCATTAAACGGAACAAGCCGTGAAGAACTTTTGGCTTGCACCGCAGGAGCAGAAATATTTTCAGAACACCCATTGGCACAAGCCATAGTTGATGCAAGTCGTAAAGAAGGCTTTGAACCACATAAAGCCGAAGCATTCAAAAGCATTATGGGAAAAGGTGCAACCGCAAAATGTTTGGTATGTGAAGACGAAACAATTTATGTAGGCAAATTAGATTTCATCAAAGAACATCAACACACCAACAGCGAAGCGGAAAAAATTGTTGCGGAACTTTTAGCACAAGGCAAAACAAGTGTAGTAGTAAGTTTTGGAAACGGAGTTGCAGGAATAATAGGATTGATGGATGAAATAAAACCCGACAGTGCAGCAGCTTTAAAGGATATAGAAACACTCAATATTGAACCCGTAATGCTTACAGGCGACAGTGAAAAAGCAGCAAACTATGTAGCAAAGCAAGTAGGCATCAAAAAAATATTTGGAAATATGTTACCCGAAAATAAAGCTGAAAAAATCAAAGAACTTTTGCAACAATACGGAAAAGTGGCAATGGTTGGTGACGGCATAAACGATGCCCCAGCGTTAGCACAATCCACCGTAGGTATCGCAATGGGAGCGGCAGGTAGCGACACCGCCATAGAAACAGCAAACATTGCCTTAATGAACGATAAACTTTCACTCATTCCTTTTTTAATTCGGTTAAGCCAAAAAACATTACGCAGAATCAAATTCAACACCATCGGAGCAATAGTAGTAAAATTAATATTCATAACGCTTGCGTTCATCGGTTACAGCAATTTAGTTTTTGCAATTGCTGCTGATGTTGGTGTAACACTCATTGTAATTTTGACAAGTTTGAGATTAATGAATTTTAAAGAATAG
- a CDS encoding efflux RND transporter periplasmic adaptor subunit, translating into MKNVIFIAALAISIVFASCNSNKTETHGEETEHHDEHENSNTAMLTSEQMKSIKIELGGIEKKQLTASLKANGLLRVPNNNKANTTALFGGVIKSILVQTGNTVTKGQVIATITNNSFITMQEEFLSVSSKAELAQLEFARQKELQQGNATALKNLQVAEAELKSLKAKKASLQKQLELIGINSETLTSENIQSVINITSPISGAISNVLVNIGTYVDANNPIAEIVDNSQLHLDLYVYEKDLQKLKVGQTIHFTLTNNPGKEYDADVYAISNTFEQNTKAIAVHATVKGNKQGLIDGMSITALVSLENATVDAVPTNAIVNHEGQDYIFIVTDAHKEEEHHSEKETAEHQHDEHGHEHGEKEEPEHTEEGTTFEKIPIRKGTTDIGYSEITLLKEIPANSKVVVNGAFFILAKMNNKGEAHEH; encoded by the coding sequence ATGAAAAATGTAATCTTCATAGCAGCCCTTGCAATATCCATAGTATTTGCATCCTGCAATAGCAATAAAACCGAAACACACGGAGAAGAAACCGAGCATCACGATGAACACGAAAACTCCAACACGGCAATGCTTACATCCGAGCAAATGAAATCTATAAAAATAGAGTTGGGAGGCATTGAGAAAAAACAGCTTACCGCTTCACTCAAAGCAAACGGCTTATTGCGTGTGCCAAACAACAATAAGGCAAATACGACAGCCCTGTTTGGTGGAGTTATCAAATCTATTTTGGTGCAAACAGGAAATACAGTTACCAAAGGACAAGTAATTGCCACCATTACCAACAATTCTTTCATTACCATGCAGGAAGAATTTTTAAGTGTTTCCTCTAAAGCAGAATTGGCACAATTGGAATTTGCCCGACAAAAAGAATTGCAACAAGGCAATGCCACCGCATTAAAAAATTTGCAGGTAGCCGAAGCAGAATTAAAATCTTTAAAAGCAAAAAAGGCAAGTCTGCAAAAACAGTTGGAGTTAATCGGCATCAATTCCGAAACTCTTACAAGTGAGAATATTCAATCGGTAATCAATATTACAAGCCCCATAAGCGGAGCAATCAGTAATGTATTGGTTAATATCGGAACCTATGTAGATGCCAACAACCCCATTGCCGAAATAGTCGACAACAGCCAACTGCATTTGGATTTGTATGTGTATGAAAAAGATTTGCAGAAACTAAAAGTTGGGCAAACCATTCATTTCACACTCACCAACAATCCGGGCAAAGAATACGATGCCGATGTTTACGCCATCAGCAACACGTTTGAACAAAACACCAAAGCCATTGCGGTTCATGCAACAGTTAAAGGCAACAAACAAGGATTAATTGACGGCATGAGCATAACCGCCTTAGTAAGTTTAGAAAACGCTACCGTTGATGCAGTGCCTACAAATGCCATTGTTAACCATGAAGGACAAGACTATATCTTTATTGTTACCGATGCCCACAAAGAAGAAGAACATCATTCGGAAAAAGAAACTGCCGAACACCAACACGATGAACACGGACACGAACACGGTGAGAAAGAAGAACCTGAACACACCGAAGAAGGAACAACCTTTGAAAAAATCCCCATCCGAAAAGGAACGACTGATATAGGTTACAGCGAAATTACTTTGCTCAAAGAAATTCCTGCCAACAGCAAAGTTGTAGTGAATGGTGCATTTTTTATTTTGGCTAAAATGAATAATAAAGGTGAGGCACACGAACATTAA
- a CDS encoding CusA/CzcA family heavy metal efflux RND transporter, with protein MLDKIIAFSINNKFIIALMTLALIVWGVWSATKLSIDAVPDITNNQVQIITVCPTLAGQEVEQLVTYPIEQSIANLPDLEELRSISRFGLSVITVVFDDKVDIYFARQLINERLKEAESKIPIGVGTPELAPVSTGLGEVYQYIIHPKKGSESKYTAMDLRTMQDWIVARQLYGTPGIAEVNSFGGQLKQYEVAVNPDRLIAMGITIPEIFTALEKNNENTGGAYIDKKPNAYFIRGVGLIGSFDDIKNIVVKTNPNGIPILIKDVAEVRLGSAVRYGAMTYNGEVDAVGGVVMMLKGANSADVVSRIKDKMQTIQKSLPKDVVIEPYLDRTDLVNRAISTVEKNLIEGALIVIFVLVLFLGNLRAGLIVASAIPLSMLFALGLMNVFGVSANLMSLGAIDFGLIVDGAVIIVEATLHHLGLRKTIGRLSQKEMDNEVFQSASKIRSSAAFGEIIILIVYIPILTLIGIEGKMFRPMAQTVGFAIFGALILSLTYIPMMCAVFLPKNISHKQTISDRMMNLFQRIYAPLLDKAIRFKKVIVSATVAVFVFSVFLFSKMGGEFIPTLQEGDFAFHCILPQGTSLSQSLETSMQASRLIKEFDEVKMVVGKTGAAEVPTDPMPPEATDMMIILKPQSDWKRDISYDELAEEFEEKLNTIPGVFFEKNQPIQMRFNELMTGIRQDVAVKIFGENMDTLLSYANKIAPIVQSVQGATQPNVERVSGLPQIVIKYNRSQIANYGLNIEDINHIVSTAFAGGGAGVVFENERKFDLVVRLDSTHRNNIDDVSHLYIPTANGTQIPLSQVAEIKMELGPAQISREDGKRRIVVGFNVKGRDVESVVEDIQKQLNEKIKLPEGYYYTYGGTFENLQAASKRLMIALPVALALIFMLLYFTFGSVKQATLIYTAIPMSAIGGVFALLIRDMPFSISAGIGFIALFGVAVLNGIVLIGTFNQLEKDGMTDILERIKEGTKIRLRPVLMTATVASLGFLPMALSHGAGAEVQKPLATVVIGGLLTATFLTLFVLPLLYLIFSKIKKEKRKISAATILVFALLSFNAANAQIPSTKTISVEDAISTALKNNLEIQSQQFNVQSSTTLKKSFFELPKTNVNFQFGQYNSINQDKAFQVSQSIPFPTYFTAKSGLYKAELQSSELQQQATASEIKAQVQYWFYQLQYLQTTKKQLQSLDSLYNDFVSAAALRYKTGETNLLEKTTAETKRGQLSLLLKQNETDFATAYNSLKTLMNTSEEFTIDNNENFQPLVLSSSFDTTLIANNPSLKVLYQQAVIAEQTKKVETASTLPDFSVGYFNQSLIGTQTVNGSDVFFDGNQRFQGFNVGISIPLTFFSNASKIKSLDFKQQAMQKEADNGKLILQNQLQNAFQQYNQHLEQYNYYKSTALPNADIIISTAKVGFNSGDIGYIEYLQALQTATDVQLNYLQSINQINQSIININFLINK; from the coding sequence ATGTTAGACAAAATAATTGCGTTCAGCATAAATAACAAATTCATCATTGCATTGATGACACTTGCACTCATTGTTTGGGGAGTGTGGAGTGCAACCAAACTGTCTATTGATGCAGTTCCAGACATCACCAACAATCAGGTGCAAATTATTACCGTTTGCCCAACCCTTGCAGGACAAGAGGTGGAACAGTTGGTAACTTACCCTATTGAACAAAGTATAGCCAATCTTCCTGACTTGGAGGAATTGCGGAGCATTTCCCGTTTCGGACTTTCAGTAATTACCGTTGTGTTTGACGACAAAGTAGACATCTACTTTGCAAGACAACTGATAAACGAACGGCTGAAAGAAGCCGAAAGTAAAATCCCCATCGGTGTAGGAACTCCCGAATTAGCACCAGTCAGCACAGGATTGGGCGAAGTATATCAATATATCATTCACCCGAAAAAAGGCAGTGAAAGCAAATACACCGCTATGGACTTGCGGACAATGCAAGACTGGATTGTTGCCCGACAACTTTACGGCACACCCGGAATTGCGGAAGTAAATAGCTTTGGCGGACAACTGAAACAGTATGAAGTAGCAGTAAACCCCGACCGTCTTATTGCAATGGGCATAACCATTCCTGAAATTTTTACGGCTTTAGAAAAGAACAACGAAAACACAGGCGGTGCTTACATTGACAAAAAACCAAACGCCTATTTCATTCGTGGAGTTGGTTTGATTGGTTCGTTTGACGACATCAAAAACATTGTAGTGAAAACAAATCCAAACGGTATTCCCATTTTGATTAAGGATGTTGCTGAAGTTCGCTTGGGCAGTGCGGTTCGTTACGGTGCTATGACTTACAACGGTGAGGTAGATGCAGTTGGCGGAGTGGTAATGATGCTGAAAGGTGCGAACAGTGCCGATGTGGTTAGCCGCATTAAAGACAAAATGCAAACCATTCAAAAATCATTGCCCAAAGATGTAGTTATAGAACCATACTTAGACAGGACAGATTTAGTAAACCGAGCCATCAGCACGGTAGAGAAAAACCTGATTGAAGGAGCTTTAATAGTAATCTTCGTATTGGTTTTATTCCTTGGAAACCTTCGTGCAGGACTTATTGTAGCTTCTGCCATTCCTTTATCAATGCTATTTGCATTGGGCTTAATGAATGTATTTGGCGTAAGTGCAAACCTGATGAGTTTAGGAGCAATTGACTTTGGGTTAATTGTGGACGGTGCAGTAATTATCGTAGAAGCCACTTTGCATCATTTGGGTTTGCGAAAAACAATTGGCAGACTTTCACAAAAAGAAATGGATAATGAAGTTTTTCAATCTGCTTCTAAAATCCGAAGCAGTGCAGCGTTTGGAGAAATCATTATCCTGATAGTTTACATTCCAATTCTTACGCTTATAGGTATTGAAGGTAAAATGTTTCGCCCAATGGCTCAAACCGTTGGTTTCGCCATTTTTGGGGCATTGATTTTATCGCTTACTTATATTCCAATGATGTGTGCTGTGTTCCTTCCAAAAAACATTTCACACAAGCAAACTATTAGCGATAGAATGATGAACTTATTCCAACGCATTTATGCACCATTATTGGATAAAGCCATCCGTTTCAAAAAAGTAATTGTAAGTGCAACCGTTGCCGTCTTTGTATTTTCTGTTTTTCTGTTTTCAAAGATGGGCGGTGAATTTATCCCAACCTTACAGGAAGGCGATTTTGCTTTTCACTGCATTTTGCCGCAAGGCACATCACTTTCACAAAGTTTGGAAACTTCTATGCAGGCATCACGCCTAATCAAAGAATTTGATGAAGTAAAAATGGTTGTAGGAAAAACAGGAGCAGCAGAAGTGCCCACCGACCCCATGCCACCCGAAGCAACGGACATGATGATAATTTTAAAACCTCAAAGTGACTGGAAACGGGATATTTCCTATGACGAGCTTGCCGAGGAATTTGAAGAAAAACTAAACACAATTCCGGGCGTTTTCTTTGAAAAAAATCAACCCATCCAAATGCGGTTCAACGAACTTATGACAGGTATTCGCCAAGATGTTGCAGTCAAAATTTTTGGTGAAAATATGGACACACTCCTATCTTATGCCAATAAAATTGCCCCTATTGTGCAATCGGTGCAGGGAGCTACTCAACCAAATGTAGAACGAGTGTCAGGTCTTCCGCAAATAGTAATCAAATACAATCGAAGTCAAATTGCCAATTATGGTTTGAACATTGAGGACATCAACCACATTGTAAGCACCGCCTTTGCAGGTGGTGGGGCAGGTGTTGTTTTTGAAAACGAACGCAAATTTGACTTAGTAGTTCGCCTTGACAGCACCCATCGTAATAATATTGACGATGTAAGCCATTTGTATATTCCTACTGCCAACGGAACACAAATTCCCCTTTCACAAGTTGCGGAAATAAAAATGGAATTAGGTCCTGCACAAATCAGCCGTGAAGATGGTAAACGCAGAATTGTAGTTGGCTTTAATGTCAAAGGCAGAGATGTGGAAAGTGTAGTAGAAGATATTCAGAAGCAACTGAATGAAAAAATAAAATTACCCGAAGGTTATTATTACACCTACGGAGGCACTTTTGAAAATCTGCAAGCAGCAAGCAAAAGACTAATGATTGCCTTGCCTGTGGCATTGGCACTCATTTTTATGTTACTCTATTTCACCTTTGGTTCAGTAAAACAAGCAACGCTAATTTATACCGCAATTCCAATGAGTGCAATAGGCGGTGTGTTCGCTTTGCTCATTCGTGATATGCCTTTCAGCATTTCCGCAGGTATAGGTTTTATTGCCTTGTTTGGTGTAGCAGTTTTAAATGGCATTGTGCTTATTGGAACATTTAACCAATTGGAAAAAGATGGAATGACTGACATTTTAGAACGGATAAAAGAAGGAACAAAAATCCGTTTGCGACCAGTGTTAATGACTGCCACCGTTGCATCATTGGGCTTTTTACCAATGGCACTTTCACACGGTGCAGGAGCAGAAGTGCAAAAACCTTTGGCAACCGTTGTAATTGGTGGTTTGCTCACAGCTACTTTCTTAACGCTATTTGTTTTGCCTTTGCTATATCTGATATTTTCTAAAATTAAAAAAGAAAAAAGAAAAATTTCAGCCGCGACCATTTTAGTTTTTGCATTGCTTTCATTCAATGCTGCAAACGCCCAAATACCATCAACTAAAACCATTTCGGTTGAAGATGCAATAAGCACGGCATTGAAAAATAATTTGGAAATTCAATCGCAACAATTCAATGTGCAATCTTCTACCACATTGAAAAAGTCGTTTTTTGAATTGCCCAAAACAAATGTCAATTTTCAGTTTGGGCAATACAATAGCATCAATCAGGACAAAGCATTTCAGGTTTCGCAAAGTATTCCGTTCCCAACTTATTTCACTGCAAAATCAGGTTTGTATAAAGCCGAATTGCAAAGTAGCGAATTGCAACAGCAAGCCACCGCCAGCGAAATAAAAGCACAGGTGCAATACTGGTTTTATCAGTTGCAGTATTTGCAAACCACTAAAAAACAACTGCAATCTTTAGATAGTTTGTATAACGATTTTGTGAGTGCAGCAGCTTTGCGATACAAAACAGGTGAAACCAATTTGTTGGAAAAAACCACAGCCGAAACCAAGCGGGGACAACTTTCGCTTTTGCTCAAACAAAATGAAACAGACTTTGCAACGGCTTACAATTCGCTAAAAACGCTAATGAACACAAGCGAAGAATTTACGATTGACAATAACGAAAACTTTCAACCGCTTGTATTAAGTAGTTCGTTCGACACCACACTTATTGCAAATAATCCATCACTGAAAGTGTTGTATCAGCAAGCCGTAATTGCAGAACAAACCAAAAAGGTAGAAACCGCATCTACCTTGCCTGATTTCAGTGTTGGTTACTTCAATCAATCCTTAATTGGGACACAAACGGTTAACGGTTCAGATGTTTTTTTTGACGGCAACCAAAGATTTCAGGGTTTCAATGTAGGTATTAGTATTCCGCTTACTTTTTTCAGCAACGCTTCAAAAATCAAATCGCTTGATTTCAAACAACAGGCAATGCAAAAAGAAGCCGATAACGGAAAACTGATTTTACAAAACCAACTGCAAAATGCTTTTCAGCAATACAATCAGCACTTGGAACAATACAATTACTACAAATCAACCGCTTTGCCCAATGCCGATATAATTATTAGCACCGCAAAAGTTGGTTTCAATAGTGGCGACATTGGCTACATTGAATACTTGCAAGCCCTGCAAACTGCTACCGATGTGCAGTTAAATTATCTGCAATCCATCAATCAAATTAATCAATCCATCATCAACATCAATTTTTTAATCAACAAATAA
- a CDS encoding DUF6660 family protein, with protein sequence MKIFTLIFSFYLFALAVMPCSDKDDCKYQGADQSTFASTDHSDHDTDTENCSPFCMCACCGQSITNIFYPTTLRNLTPIATKYFPVYNASFVSEVYLSIWQPPKIS encoded by the coding sequence GTGAAAATTTTTACCCTCATATTCAGTTTTTACCTTTTTGCTCTGGCAGTTATGCCATGCAGCGACAAGGACGACTGTAAATATCAGGGTGCCGACCAATCTACTTTTGCCTCTACCGACCATTCAGACCACGACACTGATACCGAGAATTGTTCTCCCTTTTGTATGTGTGCCTGCTGCGGACAGTCTATAACCAATATTTTTTACCCAACCACTTTACGCAACCTGACACCTATTGCGACAAAGTACTTCCCTGTTTACAATGCCTCTTTTGTTTCGGAGGTGTATTTGTCTATCTGGCAACCGCCAAAAATCAGTTAA